The proteins below come from a single Cricetulus griseus strain 17A/GY chromosome 6, alternate assembly CriGri-PICRH-1.0, whole genome shotgun sequence genomic window:
- the Sun5 gene encoding SUN domain-containing protein 5, translated as MPRSRNTGASCAPPEDLSHCARPRRGNQRGHPANRTTEAPSANMSEQERSPGASLAPDDALLLPFRINTSGLSLTQFILGYLSWLTCLACFLRTQAQQVLLNTCRCKLLCQKLMEKMGLLILCAFGFWMFSMHLPSKMEVWQDDSINGPLQSLRMYQEKVRHHTGEIQDLRGSMNLLIAKLQEMQAMSDEQKMAQKIMKMIHGDYIEKPDFALKSIGASIDFEHTSATYNHDKARSYWNWIRLWNYAQPPDVILEPNVTPGNCWAFAGDRGQVTIRLAQKVYLSNITLQHIPKTISLSGSLDTAPKDFVIYGMESPPREEVFLGAFQFQPENTIQMFPLQNQPPRGFAAVKVKISSNWGNPRFTCLYRVRVHGSVTPPRDSNLESLS; from the exons ATGCCCCGGTCAAGGAACACTGGGGCCTCGTGTGCCCCGCCTGAAGACTTGAGCCACTGCGCCAGGCCCAGGAG GGGCAACCAAAGGGGCCACCCCGCCAACAGAACGACAGAGGCACCCTCAGCAAACATGAGTGAGCAAGAACGGAGTCCCGGGGCTTCACTGGCACCTG ATGATGCTCTCCTGTTGCCTTTCCGCATCAACACCTCAGGTCTCAGCTTAACCCAGTTCATACTGGgatatctgt CATGGCTCACCTGCCTGGCCTGCTTCCTAAGGACTCAGGCTCAGCAAGTTCTACTTAACACCTGCAG gtgCAAGTTGCTCTGTCAGAAACTCATGGAGAAGATGGGCCTCCTGATCCTCTGTGCTTTTG GCTTCTGGATGTTTTCCATGCATTTACCATCAAAAATGGAAGTCTGGCAG GATGACAGCATCAACGGCCCACTGCAGAGCCTGAG GATGTACCAGGAGAAAGTACGACAtcacactggggaaatccaggaCCTACGAGGAAGCATGAACCTGCTCATTGCCAAACTCCAGGAGATGCAAGCCATGTCTGATGAG CAAAAAATGGCCCAGAAAATAATGAAGATGATACATGGTGATTACATTGAAAAGCCAGACTTTGCCCTGAAGTCCATAG GGGCCAGCATCGACTTCGAGCACACGTCAGCCACATACAACCACGACAAGGCTCGCTCCTACTGGAACTGGATTCGGCTGTGGAACTACGCGCAGCCCCCGGACGTGATCCTTGAG CCCAATGTGACACCTGGCAACTGCTGGGCCTTCGCCGGTGACCGTGGCCAGGTGACCATCCGTTTGGCCCAGAAAGTCTACCTCTCCAACATTACACTGCAGCACATCCCCAAGACCATCTCACTGTCGGGCAGCCTGGATACCGCGCCAAAGGACTTTGTCATCTAT GGAATGGAGAGCCCCCCCAGGGAAGAAGTGTTCCTGGGGGCATTCCAGTTTCAGCCAGAAAACACGATCCAGATGTTCCCACTCCAG AACCAGCCACCCAGGGGCTTTGCTGCTGTCAAAGTGAAGATCTCCAGCAACTGGGGGAACCCTCGCTTCACTTGCCTGTACCGTGTGCGTGTGCACGGCTCTGTCACGCCTCCCAGAGACTCGAACCTAGAATCCCTGTCCTAG